From the genome of Papaver somniferum cultivar HN1 chromosome 2, ASM357369v1, whole genome shotgun sequence, one region includes:
- the LOC113351899 gene encoding F-box protein At3g07870-like: protein MGMNALPSDISLNIFSRLDVDSVLECKLVCKPWRNLIKDPSFARMHLARHKLILQYHEDSYIQDFSNNACDTVQSGFLSLKQIGRSNRRTLHYVENDVDVKEKSYKIKNKMINIPPIKDRAQFDSEHFMISSCNGLICSSMRHHQLNDPIHIFNPVTREYAYLPRYTCEEENGAYEMMSGFGYSPSTDQYKVVRIYHKRNDKWYFQVYVLGNENNKWKEEKEIPNSLFHNVGGKGVFVNGEIYWLDQASKVATFDIADEEFHHIASPPLVEEVGSTIEKRLCVFGDWLCLVHRISALGGFDPRFDIWLLKKKNNDINVQQNGTRNWNKEFTVYSICRNPGKFFFPLVFTKKGKCAGLFALASIPFSVAALNCAFFVYFFLPYSIKLYPF from the exons ATGGGTATGAACGCTCTTCCATCAGATATTTCATTGAATATATTTTCTCGTTTAGATGTTGATTCAGTTTTAGAGTGCAAACTGGTCTGCAAACCATGGCGCAATCTCATTAAGGATCCATCCTTTGCTCGAATGCACCTTGCTCGTCATAAGTTAATACTGCAATATCATGAAGATAGTTATATTCAGGATTTCTCAAATAATGCATGCGACACTGTTCAATCGGGGTTCCTTTCGTTAAAACAAATCGGCAGATCTAATAGGCGCACACTTCATTATGTTGAAAACGATGTGGATGTCAAGGAGAAgtcttacaaaatcaaaaataaaatgatcAACATCCCTCCAATTAAGGACAGGGCGCAGTTCGATTCAGAACACTTTATGATCAGCTCGTGCAATGGGTTGATTTGTTCTTCCATGCGTCACCATCAACTGAATGACCCTATTCATATATTTAACCCTGTCACCAGGGAGTACGCTTATCTTCCGAGATATACATGTGAAGAGGAAAATGGTGCATATGAGATGATGAGTGGGTTTGGTTACAGTCCTTCAACTGACCAGTACAAAGTTGTTAGAATCTACCATAAAAGGAACGACAAATGGTATTTTCAGGTGTATGTTCTTGGCAATGAGAATAATAAATGGAAGGAGGAAAAAGAGATCCCCAACTCGCTGTTTCATAATGTTGGTGGAAAGGGCGTTTTTGTGAATGGAGAGATATATTGGTTGGATCAGGCATCAAAGGTTGCTACTTTCGACATAGCCGACGAGGAATTCCATCATATAGCTTCGCCACCTCTGGTAGAAGAAGTGGGCAGTACTATCGAGAAGAGGCTTTGTGTGTTTGGAGACTGGTTATGTCTTGTTCATCGTATATCAGCCTTAGGGGGATTCGATCCACGTTTCGACATATGGTTATTGAAGAaaaagaacaatgacataaatgTGCAACAAAATGGAACTCGTAACTGGAACAAGGAATTTACTGTGTATTCTATATGTAGAAATCCTGGCAAATTCTTTTTTCCACTAGTTTTTACCAAGAAAGGCAAG TGTGCTGGCTTGTTTGCTTTGGCTTCTATACCATTCTCTGTTGCTGCACTTAACTGTGCTTTCTTCGTGTACTTCTTTTTGCCGTATTCAATAAAACTTTATCCATTTtag